The DNA region CGGATGTTGCAGCACGCGGTATCGATGTCGATGATGTGGATATCGTTTTCAATTACGATGTTCCCCAGGATGTCGAGTATTATGTTCACCGGATCGGCAGAACTGCCCGTGCCGGAAGGACCGGAAAATCCGTGACGTTTGTTGCTCCGCGTGAGATCTACAAACTCAGGGATATCCAGCGGTATGCAAAGATCCAGATCGCCAAGACACCTCTGCCGACGCTTGACGACGTTGCCGAGATGAAGCAGCAGATCTTCCTCGACAAAGTCAGGGACATCATGGCCGCAGGAAATCTTGAGCTTTATCTGCCTCTTGTCGAGCAGCTTCTCGAGACGGAAACCGATGTCGATTCCGAATCCACTTCGGAGATAACCAGTATCCAGGTTGCGGCAGCTCTTCTCAAGATGCACCTTGACAGTGGGAAAAATGCCGCTCAGAGTGAAGAGATCAAACCTCTCCAGCCGTCCCCCTCAAGTTCTGAGACGTTTACGCCCGGGACCGTTGAAAACAGCGGTGCCGAGCCCGGGATGGTAAGATTCCGTATCTCCCTTGGTAAAAACCAGCAGATCCGTCCAAAGGATATCGTCGGAGCCTTTGCAGGTGAGTGCGACATACCCGGCTCTTCGATTGGACGAATCGATCTCTACAACAACTACTCCTATGTAGATGTCCCCTTAGAGCATGCCAACCTCGTTGCCGAAGTTATGGGTTCCAAGACCATTCGCGGTCAGGAACTTGAGATTTCCATCGCAGCACCGCGTACTCCGGAAGAAGAGGAACGCGAGCGTGATCGGGACAGAAGCGGAGATAGGCGCGGCGGATCCTCAGGATACCGCAGTGGTGACCGGAACTCCGGCAGCGGTGAACGCCGCAGTTATAACAACAACCGTGGGTCATACGGAAGCCGCGGGGGCAGCAACTACCGAAGCGGTGATCGGAGTTCCGGCAGCGGTGAACGCCGCAGCTATGGAAATTCCGGAAGCAGCGACCGAAGAAGTTTCAGCCGTGGAAGCGGCGATCGGAGTTCCTCCAGAAGAGATTCCGGTCACGGCTTCTACGGAAGAGACTAATCTTCTCTTTTTTTGTGATCTCTTCTCTCTGGTATCAGTGAGGATACTTTCATTATTGCTCGACGCGTATATGTACAGAGTTTTTCAGGATGTTCCTGAAGAAACTACCCGGTCTTCTGTGAAGCCGGAGGTCTGCGGGAAGGACAAGAATACCTGCCGGGACTCACCTCCCCTGAGTCTTGTCCAGAGTGCAGTGAACCTCAAAAAGGTGAAAAAACATGGATTTCAACTTATCTTTAAGAAGAGCAATGAAAACCGGCGAGGTAACCCTCGGCCAGAACTCTGTTGAGAAAATCGTTGCTGAGAACAAAGCAGAACTCGTCATCATCGCAAAGAATGCTCCGGCACAGATCCGTAACTTCCTTGCTGCAAACGAAAACGTCCCTCTTTATGAATTTGACGGCAGCTCCCGTCAGCTTGGAAAAGAATGCGGTAGAGATCACATGATCAGCGTCCTTGCGATCGTCAACGCTGGCGAGTCCGATATCCTCTCCCTTAAGAGTGAATAAATATGAGTGAGATAACTATTTCCGAAGACGCCATGCGCATGATTGCCCAGTTTGAGAATCTCACCGGTGCAGGCGCAAGAGACTGTGTTGTCGATGATAAATTCAGCCGGATTCTCTTCGTCATCAACCCGGGAGAGATGGGACTTGCAATCGGAAAGAAGGGTGCCAGTATCAAGAAGGCATCTGACGCTTTCGGTAAGAAGGTCGAGGTCGTTGAATACAACCCGGACAAGGTTCAGTTCATCAGAAACTGCTTCCTCCCTGTCCACGTTCAGACCGTCACCTTCGAAGAAGATGAAGAGGAAAACACCGAAGTTGCCTACATCGAGGTTGCAGATACCGATCGCGGTCTTGCAATCGGAAAAGAAGGCAGAAACATCATCAAAGCAAAGAAACTTGCTTTCCGCCAGTTTGATATCGCCAACGTCGAGCTCAAACAGGAAGAGGAAGAAGAGTCTGAAGAGGATGAGTTATAACTCATCTCATTTTTAGAGATATATTCTAGGGCGTGCTGATTCGCCGAAAATTGAAACTGTTTTACTTTTCAGGATGTTTTTCCTGATAGGCTGCTTCCGGGCCCATGGCAAGAAGTTCTTCAAGGGTATTTACGTTCCTGAAACTTTCAAGGTCAGGATCGACCGTTCGAAACATCTCCGGTGCTATTCGTTTTGTATTCAGCGTATTCACCATGTCGCGGAGGGAAAGAGATTCGTGTTTTCCGATATATTCCCTAAGTGCCGATACCCGATAAACTGCATGAAGCGGCTCTAGGTCGGTATTTTCCCATTCCGGGATGATAGCGTCATACCCTTCGATATTCTCGAACAGATATTGAACGATGGGTTTGTGGATGGTAGGCATATCGCATGCCGAGATGAACACGAGTTCTCCCTTGATTTCGTTTAGACCTGCCGATATTCCGCCGATTGGTCCAAGACCTGGCTGTGTATCCCATGTACATCTGACGATTTCCGGAAGGCCGGCAAAATGCTCGGTCTGTTTTTTGTTTTTTGCAACGATCACGATCTCATCGACGAGTCCTTCGAAGGTCGTAACAAGCCGAGAAATAAATGAGCAGCCTTGGTAAGAAAACAAATACTTTTCGCGTCCGTTTACTCTTCGTGCCTCACCGCCTGCAAGGATCATCGCGGATCGTTTTGCCGTCATGAAAGCTCCTCTTTGAAGTGAGTTAAATTGACGATCGTTTCATTCACGGGAGTTGGGATGCCGTGTCTCCTGCCAAGTGAAACTATGGCTCCATTGATAAAGTCAACCTCGGTTTTGCGGCCGGCAGCTATGTCCTGATACATTGAGGAAAAATGTGCGGCCGTTGGGGGGATCTTCGCTGTCTTCAGGAACTCAAGATATTCATTCGCTGTTTTTTGTACAAGTGAGATATTTTCTGCGCGTGCCACTTCGAACGCTTCATGCACTATGTTAATAATGATATTCCATGCGGGTTCTCTGAGGAGATCTCCGTAAGGGCATTCCATAACTGCCCCAAGAGGATTCAGCGAGCAGCTGTACAATGCTTTTGACCAGATGGTCCCTTTGATATTATCCGTGGCGCTCGCCCGCATGCCTGCTTTGTTGAAGAGATCAGACAGGAGTTCCGCTTTTCGATCAGCTCCTCCCGTATATCTTCCAAAGACTGTGGCTCCGCCGTCGACTGATACGAACACCGCATTGTCTGCTTTCCATTCAAATCCGGTAATAATCATTGCGCCGATCACATGGTCGGTATATTCGGCAATGACCTCTTCATTTCCGATTCCGTTCTGGAGACTCACGACCTCGGCCTCACCGAACAGATGATTATATTTTTCACATATTTCGCGTGTGGCGGCAGCTTTGGTGGATATAATGATATAATCCCAGGGCCCTTCCGGGGGAGTTACTCCGCAGGGAAACCGGAATGTTTCCGTCCCCCAGATCCCTGTTAGAAAAAAGCCATCCTTTTCGATAGACGTACTGCATCTTTCCCGGCATACTGCAAAAACTTCGGCATATTTCGATAATTTTGCGGCGACTGACAGCCCTACTGCTCCGGCACCAAGTATTAATATCCTCATTTGTTCTTATTATATTGTCTCTTCACCACATTAAAAGCAGGGTTTTCCTGATGTGGGCAGCCCGTATGTCGGATGCAAAACTTGTGAATTTTTGGTGTAAAATATACATTGGGTTGTTTCAAAGCACGTATTGGATATTTTTCGGGTTGAATTATACTTTACATTGCGGTTAATTGATTATGGAGATACGCCAACATATATCCATGCAGAAAAAGCTGATTATGTTTTTGATGGCACTTCTTGTGTGTGTCATGGTAGTTTTTACCGCAGGATGTACTGATACGGGAAGTGATAATGCTACCGTGGAGATTCTCTATACTGGAGCCGGAACCATGCCGGGGCTTCTCGCGACCGGTCAGATCGACGGATACATCAACTGGCAGCCTTTTGTTGCCGTCGCATTAGAGGGTGACATCGGAAAAGTAATCTCCTACAGTCAGGATCTTCCACCTAAAGGAACGTGGACAAACCACACCTGCTGCGTGTTTGGGGCCAACTCCAAAGCTCTGGAAAATCCAGAAATTGCCGCAAGTCTTTCGGCTCTGATGATCCTTGGAAACAAGTATATCAATGATAATCCGGATAACGCAGCCGTATTAACTGCTGACTGGCTCTTCTCCAGTCAGAACATGACCTATGGAAATGTCACGGTCAGTTCAATTGACGTGATGAAGACCTCGATCCCGACGATCAAGTTCTCCAGCGAAGTTACCGAATCCTGGATGGACAGTAATCAGGCGTTCATCCTGTCCCAGCGTGAACTTGGACTCGTTACTTCCAAACTCGCCACGACATCCGCGGATGAATCTGCAGAAATCCTTTATGACTTCGGTCCGTATGAGTCGGCTGTTTTACAGGTTGAAAGCGGAACATTCATCACGCCTGCGGCGACCTCGACCATCTCAATCGGGTATCTGCCAAGCGATCACCACGCACCTCTGTTCGTTCTCCTGAAAGATTGGGAGTACTTTAAGGATACCTATAACTGCTATCTGAAACCCGTCACGGAAAAGACCGGAAAGATCACCGATGCTGAACTTTACACCAATGGTCAGAAGATCGCCGATGTCAAGCTCGTTGAAGGAACCGGCGGACCTCAGCTGATGACCCTTCTCCAGCAGAATGCTATCCAGTATGCACTTGCCGGCACGCCGCCTTTCATCAGCGCGGTTGATAAGAGTACAGGTGACATGAGTCTCAAGATTCTCTCTCCAATCATGCTTGAAGGATCCGGACTTGTCGCATCCGTCTCTTCCCCCGCAAACGACTGGAATAGTTTTGTTTCATGGGTCAAATCACGCAGTGCCGAAGGCAAGAATGTGGTTCTTGGCGATCCCCAGCTTGGATCCATTCAGGATGTTCAGCTGAAAGCTGCTCTTGAATCGGCTGGTATTGTCTACGTGGTAAAATCCGCGTAAACTTCCTCACTTTTTTTTATTTTATCATTACA from Methanocorpusculum labreanum Z includes:
- a CDS encoding DEAD/DEAH box helicase; translation: MEETKTFAEFAISEELLQAIGDMGFEEPTPIQAMAIPQILDGKDVTGQAQTGTGKTAAFGIPIIERLDPDNKNVQALVLSPTRELAIQTAEEFSRLMKYKKGLNVVPIYGGQPIERQLRALKGTVQVVIGTPGRVIDHIKRGTLHLDSVTMFILDEADQMLDMGFREDIEDIFRDTPKDRQTILFSATMPQPILDITRRFQRDPQFVKITRKELTVPQIEQTYIEVRERDKLEALCRTLDMNNPELALVFCNTKRTVDDLMSRMQARGYFVEALHGDMKQQQRDRVMARFRSGSIDVLIATDVAARGIDVDDVDIVFNYDVPQDVEYYVHRIGRTARAGRTGKSVTFVAPREIYKLRDIQRYAKIQIAKTPLPTLDDVAEMKQQIFLDKVRDIMAAGNLELYLPLVEQLLETETDVDSESTSEITSIQVAAALLKMHLDSGKNAAQSEEIKPLQPSPSSSETFTPGTVENSGAEPGMVRFRISLGKNQQIRPKDIVGAFAGECDIPGSSIGRIDLYNNYSYVDVPLEHANLVAEVMGSKTIRGQELEISIAAPRTPEEEERERDRDRSGDRRGGSSGYRSGDRNSGSGERRSYNNNRGSYGSRGGSNYRSGDRSSGSGERRSYGNSGSSDRRSFSRGSGDRSSSRRDSGHGFYGRD
- a CDS encoding 50S ribosomal protein L30e, with amino-acid sequence MDFNLSLRRAMKTGEVTLGQNSVEKIVAENKAELVIIAKNAPAQIRNFLAANENVPLYEFDGSSRQLGKECGRDHMISVLAIVNAGESDILSLKSE
- a CDS encoding NusA-like transcription termination signal-binding factor; amino-acid sequence: MSEITISEDAMRMIAQFENLTGAGARDCVVDDKFSRILFVINPGEMGLAIGKKGASIKKASDAFGKKVEVVEYNPDKVQFIRNCFLPVHVQTVTFEEDEEENTEVAYIEVADTDRGLAIGKEGRNIIKAKKLAFRQFDIANVELKQEEEEESEEDEL
- the mobA gene encoding molybdenum cofactor guanylyltransferase, whose amino-acid sequence is MTAKRSAMILAGGEARRVNGREKYLFSYQGCSFISRLVTTFEGLVDEIVIVAKNKKQTEHFAGLPEIVRCTWDTQPGLGPIGGISAGLNEIKGELVFISACDMPTIHKPIVQYLFENIEGYDAIIPEWENTDLEPLHAVYRVSALREYIGKHESLSLRDMVNTLNTKRIAPEMFRTVDPDLESFRNVNTLEELLAMGPEAAYQEKHPEK
- a CDS encoding ketopantoate reductase family protein, with the translated sequence MRILILGAGAVGLSVAAKLSKYAEVFAVCRERCSTSIEKDGFFLTGIWGTETFRFPCGVTPPEGPWDYIIISTKAAATREICEKYNHLFGEAEVVSLQNGIGNEEVIAEYTDHVIGAMIITGFEWKADNAVFVSVDGGATVFGRYTGGADRKAELLSDLFNKAGMRASATDNIKGTIWSKALYSCSLNPLGAVMECPYGDLLREPAWNIIINIVHEAFEVARAENISLVQKTANEYLEFLKTAKIPPTAAHFSSMYQDIAAGRKTEVDFINGAIVSLGRRHGIPTPVNETIVNLTHFKEELS
- a CDS encoding ABC transporter substrate-binding protein, whose protein sequence is MVVFTAGCTDTGSDNATVEILYTGAGTMPGLLATGQIDGYINWQPFVAVALEGDIGKVISYSQDLPPKGTWTNHTCCVFGANSKALENPEIAASLSALMILGNKYINDNPDNAAVLTADWLFSSQNMTYGNVTVSSIDVMKTSIPTIKFSSEVTESWMDSNQAFILSQRELGLVTSKLATTSADESAEILYDFGPYESAVLQVESGTFITPAATSTISIGYLPSDHHAPLFVLLKDWEYFKDTYNCYLKPVTEKTGKITDAELYTNGQKIADVKLVEGTGGPQLMTLLQQNAIQYALAGTPPFISAVDKSTGDMSLKILSPIMLEGSGLVASVSSPANDWNSFVSWVKSRSAEGKNVVLGDPQLGSIQDVQLKAALESAGIVYVVKSA